From the bacterium genome, the window CTCGGGCATCGGATTCAGTAGTAGCAGTCGCGACAATGCGAAGATCAACGCCGCTGTACGACGGCAGATAGGCCAGCCGAACGCCGGTCTCCAATTTTAATCCGGGCATGATCAGCTCGGCAAGCGCCGATTCGAAAATGCCGGTGGTCCGAAGTTTCACTACTGAGATCGCCTGGGTGGTGTGGAGATTCCGAAGATACGGCACGACCTCGTCGGTCAGGATCTGTTTCATCTCGCTCGGCACACCGGGGAGCGCGATAAAAACGCGTCCTTCCTCGGCGATACAAATGCCAACAGCCGACCCCAACTTGTTCGGAAAGAAAGTCGCCCCCTGCGGCAAAAGCGCCTGATTTTGATTGAGGGCGGGCATCTCCAGACCGCGACGGCGGAATCGCTCTTTGATCTCGTCGAGGATATCTTCGTGGAAGATCAGGTTTCGCTTGAAGACCTTTACGATCGCCCGTTTGGTCAGGTCATCATCGGTCGGGCCGAGTCCGCCGGTGACGATCACCAGATGCGCCCGCTTGAGCGCCATCCGGAAAACCTCTTCCATCAATTCGATACTGTCACCCACCGACGATTTGTATTTGATCGTCAGACCGGTCTCGGTCAACACTCGTGAAATAAACGCGGAGTTGGTATCAACCGTATGCCCGGTAACTACCTCATCTCCAACTGTGATGATCTCAACATCCATGCGCTATCTATCCGTTCTTTTCATAATTTCGTCATTGCCCAAAGCACTACATGGGTAGCCAAATTCGCCTGAATCCCCGCAACTACATCGTCGGCGGTGATCCCCCAGCCGCGGGGAAGTTTTTCAGCCTGCGCCGCCGGAGGGAGCTTAAGGACATCAAACACGCGAAACGTGAAAAAGGCAATGATGTAGGCTGTTAAGGTGTGCGGTAGAAAGATAAAAGTCACCCACATCCCGGCCCACTCATCGATCACGATCGACTTCGCGTCATGGCCGAAAATATGCTCCGCTTGTGTCGCGACATAAACCGATGCAATGGTCACTATCGCCGCCGCGCCGATCAACAGCCACTGGTTCTGACCGAGCAAAAACCAACCGATCAGCCAGGCCGGGATAGTCCCGACCGTCCCGGCCACCGGCGCATAGCCGGTGTAAAAACCGGTCGCCAGCATTTTGGTCAGCCAGTTCGGCATTATTTCAACACACTCTTGATCATCGAGAAATATTTGATGACATAATCTATTCCGGTCCAGACCGTCACCACCGCCGTGACCCACAGTAGGACGTTAAAATAGAATTTGTAGTCGAACTGAAGAAGCAGGGAGTCATCATGGCCGAAATGGCGGAGCCAGGTCGCCAGGCTGATATACCCGAGCATCCCCGAAACCACGGTCATTTGAAGGAATGTTTTCACTTTCGCCCACCAGGTGGGGGGGATGATCGCCGCGCGATACGCCGCCAGCAGGCGAAGGCCTGTGATCCCGAACTCACGCCCGATTATCAGCATCACCGGGAAAGGAGAGACGTAGTCGAGCGACACAAATGAGATCAGCGCGCTGGAGACCAAAATCTTGTCGGCCAATGGATCCATGAATTTGCCGAACCCGGTCATCGCACCATACTTGCGAGCATAGTAGCCATCGGCCAGATCGGTCAGCGCCGCAAGCAAAAAGAGGACCAGCCCGATCATCCGCATGTAGAAATTGTCCACTAGAAAGAAGATCATGAAGATAGGCGCAAGGATAATGCGGGTGAGGGTCAGCTTGTTCGGCGTATTCATCGGCCTTCAAGGTACAGGCTTTGGACGAGTCAGTCAAACCGTAAAAATGCGGGGGGAGGAGCACCCCCCGCATGCCTAAGTCGCTCCGGTACAATCAAATTATAGTTGACGTCTGAATCCATAAAGCATATATTTAAGCATCGGTTTCAGGCAATCCCCGCCCCGATACCTCAATCGCCGAATCAACGTCAGCATGGAGGGTGTATGCGTCACGTGTTATTGGTTTGCCTGTTTCTCACTCTTCTCTCAATCGCTGTAACCGCCGCCGATCAACCGCCTTTCGCACGCAATCTGTCTGGAACGTCACAGACATCAGTCCACCATAGTGCCTTGCCTCAGGCATTAGTCTTTGACACCATCACTACCCAGTGTGGCATTCCGCTGGTGGTCTCATGGGACGGCAATATGGGGCACTTTTTTTCCGGTTTGGGCAATATGGGATTTCCCCAGCCATCACCGGAATGTGACACCAATGGCGGCACTCTGAACCGAGGGGATGCGAGCATCTACCTTGGCGATGCTTCACCGGTAATCGTGCGCAAGAATGGGAGCGAA encodes:
- a CDS encoding phosphatidylglycerophosphatase A, translating into MPNWLTKMLATGFYTGYAPVAGTVGTIPAWLIGWFLLGQNQWLLIGAAAIVTIASVYVATQAEHIFGHDAKSIVIDEWAGMWVTFIFLPHTLTAYIIAFFTFRVFDVLKLPPAAQAEKLPRGWGITADDVVAGIQANLATHVVLWAMTKL
- a CDS encoding competence/damage-inducible protein A; this encodes MDVEIITVGDEVVTGHTVDTNSAFISRVLTETGLTIKYKSSVGDSIELMEEVFRMALKRAHLVIVTGGLGPTDDDLTKRAIVKVFKRNLIFHEDILDEIKERFRRRGLEMPALNQNQALLPQGATFFPNKLGSAVGICIAEEGRVFIALPGVPSEMKQILTDEVVPYLRNLHTTQAISVVKLRTTGIFESALAELIMPGLKLETGVRLAYLPSYSGVDLRIVATATTESDARAKSAKLAAHLESICGKFVFGKDSDTLESVVGDLLRTNRATVAVAESCTGGQLGMALTAAPGSSDYFLGGVLAYSNEVKQSQLGVSDEILAKHGAVSEECAIAMATGVRKLAGSSYAISVTGVAGPGGGTDSKPVGLVYVGVSSEKRTIARKYSFGIDREINRTRATYTAIELLRREILGIE
- the pgsA gene encoding CDP-diacylglycerol--glycerol-3-phosphate 3-phosphatidyltransferase translates to MNTPNKLTLTRIILAPIFMIFFLVDNFYMRMIGLVLFLLAALTDLADGYYARKYGAMTGFGKFMDPLADKILVSSALISFVSLDYVSPFPVMLIIGREFGITGLRLLAAYRAAIIPPTWWAKVKTFLQMTVVSGMLGYISLATWLRHFGHDDSLLLQFDYKFYFNVLLWVTAVVTVWTGIDYVIKYFSMIKSVLK